One Ornithodoros turicata isolate Travis unplaced genomic scaffold, ASM3712646v1 Chromosome53, whole genome shotgun sequence genomic region harbors:
- the LOC135374334 gene encoding uncharacterized protein LOC135374334 — MASTPEFDLELERSPEWEDVRKEIHEAIAEEDEARVLKCLDAAPALKLWLDPVKKRSARYRAVKMKAVRIHGLLVSRGCGLKNDKEASYYRYLTGVHRSEIRRQRYYTKECKESYIYYLKSKSRSHVRCDDLEGRLEKMFRELSTDQLNEEILKVVATAPHLDILFDYNSENVQGITGCSDSGVLGLADYEKQRISIGGGATEAEVRGTFIHESCHLALHLVYRNDGKPYSREDTEKEQRYRAILDDIKRRKDDVHDLIRLGLMKNEEQEAIVRIPHILAQYGSDHGNRVLEKEVPELRKFFEDTVIPDMQKYIQNGIPSIDATMIEKVNERLNKAFNIGKLKVNFENQPKNSVWENGLLHVVTGPELRLLEIMVHNAVQSTGLPYMFFDAKQLDPALKDVLLDYKYAFALVTVQRNENVQKMIKLFGEVSCVTGSKVILLVEDSGKDYLVKQVQEDAFFGERHKVHRIDEASFAHVTYICKKGVFENSRLKLQGQDLSKLSDATTIDAFLRCVDTAVFLKLCESGNIDLGPPLQELEERVQNYYVERECRRAVEINLKECNLDDDSEAFALLGCPHNHLATLLPPGCKPKAKEELEKFEKVVLIRQSGDYEALLENVHFENKIVHLLKFDESCTRLLWTTSNGRLSHLPMTGSESYNEDALLNVNEKVVIVSGAPGMGKSTLAKRLCTEVKNQDENWWVLYVDLPQRMASVKTASPSQADICRYLADLCQVQKDGVEFALFEKSLNNGSPFQIVFILDAFDELNKEYRKCVLELTSSLSEKKACKIYMFTRTVFKTHAQDALHTVSYELLPFSAENQAEFVRKYEGTAHSTNENDGASELFQRLYTNLKETNETILETPLLLRMIFEMKNGEIAESDDYSSLLKRANISADKNLYIVHVYKLFVWYKHLVFRIEKRKENLRLHTVQEENDSAALQFYENHKLLAMKCIFPEETLKYLLNKDELENLEPEGRLMKDAANNCLKEGFLNGLNNGIPEFVHKTFAEFFAADYLLKKAKVRENFDVRDVIVNLYREEEYGGVMMLFDALASESFPLHSAVMNNDASYFKQLDIQREDMLKVDELERTPLHLGALHSDQATLKKLPMDDELIKKDLFQMSPFGYAELRSPWDAKYAGEWMEGLRTETSAAGDRLNVLCARCSEEAVKRSTKNLRTCETLEQKRHFLERAIFTAVRHDLRGVLDVYLSYVSQKESTVILDRDIMDQLGSRKERSLRCSAESSVIGNLDSFTDSSNRTVLFYAKSETVCKMLLPYCDTGILDKDGNTMLHISANEGNLETTQFHLTHLSVNNRNGHFQTPLHLSEDAEIVKLLLPLYPSVNVLDYEQHTPMDICAERDDLEAMKLLLLRTRTYDAHHIRLNTTLHEASHSHSLKAVTFLLPHTNAHMLDYEGETCLDVSWRIWVYIYLGIVSNVVRCLIPHSLMNSPETFGSSPLYVWAEDGGRGLMQTLWPYLRHSDPRHAQRISGMEVLVWMTRDFQKEIWCLKFLFLHLDEIADDRYSRKLLHDVAKKRLRRIKEENYINYMKLLLPHLNLSEQDYIKYSVGYDDIVTLYRRWSHMNNTDDFHIDDVNAEMIDDDGNTKLLIEAEEGNVEAVELHLSHSSVCFTDERENTALHLSAWKGHTNVVKFLIPLYTSVDVINVDRETPMHVCAYKGHLDVVKLLLLRSRISSRDVIGRAPLHFACESDAVDIVNFLLPHSFPNMRTTSGYTCCALSADRRKMNVLRCLIPHSLMNCPNTFGNSPTRMCAEYYMREGLVTLLPYSCDYDTASLLTILPLSSRKAYMSMKTTPCLKLMVLHSNVMAVDKHFCATLSRI; from the coding sequence ATGGCTTCGACACCTGAATTTGATCTCGAATTGGAAAGGTCGCCAGAGTGGGAAGACGTCAGGAAGGAAATACACGAAGCCATTGCGGAGGAAGACGAGGCTCGTGTTCTAAAGTGCCTGGATGCTGCACCTGCTTTGAAACTTTGGCTGGATCCTGTTAAAAAAAGGTCAGCTCGTTACAGAGCTGTTAAAATGAAAGCCGTCCGTATACATGGCCTCTTAGTCTCGCGTGGATGTGGACTCAAGAACGACAAAGAAGCATCGTATTATCGATATCTGACAGGCGTTCATCGATCTGAAATTCGACGACAACGATACTACACCAAAGAATGCAAAGAATCCTACATCTATTACTTGAAAAGCAAATCAAGGAGCCACGTCAGATGTGATGACCTCGAGGGGCGATTGGAGAAGATGTTCAGGGAACTTTCAACCGACCAATTAAACGAGGAAATATTGAAAGTTGTTGCCACAGCACCGCATCTTGATATACTATTCGACTACAACAGTGAAAACGTTCAGGGGATCACGGGATGCAGCGACAGCGGCGTCCTCGGACTTGCTGATTACGAAAAGCAAAGAATTTCTATCGGAGGCGGAGCAACGGAAGCCGAAGTCCGGGGCACGTTTATTCACGAATCCTGTCATTTGGCACTTCATCTGGTGTATAGAAATGATGGCAAGCCGTATTCCCGCGAAGATACAGAAAAGGAACAGAGATACAGAGCCATTCTGGATGACATAAAACGAAGAAAAGACGATGTGCATGACTTGATCCGACTAGGCTTGatgaaaaatgaagaacaagaAGCGATTGTTCGTATCCCACACATACTAGCTCAATATGGCAGCGATCACGGAAATAGGGTTCTCGAAAAGGAAGTACCGGAACTACGAAAGTTCTTCGAGGATACTGTCATCCCGGACATGCAGAAATACATTCAAAATGGAATCCCGTCGATAGATGCGACAATGATAGAAAAGGTAAACGAGAGACTCAACAAAGCTTTCAACATTGGCAAACTGAAGGTCAATTTCGAGAACCAACCGAAGAACAGTGTCTGGGAAAACGGGTTGCTTCACGTAGTTACGGGCCCAGAACTGAGGCTTCTCGAAATAATGGTTCACAACGCTGTGCAATCTACGGGACTGCCGTATATGTTTTTCGATGCAAAACAGCTGGACCCCGCACTGAAGGATGTGTTACTAGACTACAAATATGCTTTTGCGCTTGTAACGGTCCAACGAAACGAAAACGTCCAAAAGATGATTAAACTTTTCGGTGAAGTATCCTGTGTCACTGGATCGAAAGTCATCTTGCTCGTGGAAGACAGTGGTAAAGACTACTTGGTGAAACAAGTGCAAGAAGATGCATTCTTTGGCGAGAGGCACAAAGTTCATAGGATCGACGAAGCAAGCTTTGCGCACGTCACATATATCTGCAAAAAAGGAGTTTTCGAAAATTCCCGCCTAAAACTTCAAGGCCAAGACCTTTCTAAGCTTTCGGACGCAACGACTATAGATGCCTTCTTACGTTGCGTAGACACTGCGGTTTTCCTAAAGCTATGTGAGTCGGGGAACATTGACCTGGGACCTCCTCTTCAAGAACTAGAAGAACGTGTTCAGAACTATTATGTGGAACGAGAGTGTAGAAGAGCCGTGGAAATTAACTTGAAGGAATGCAATCTAGATGACGACAGTGAGGCATTCGCACTTCTGGGCTGTCCACACAATCACCTCGCAACACTTCTACCTCCCGGTTGTAAGCCAAAAGCCAAGGAGGAATTAGAGAAGTTCGAGAAAGTCGTACTCATACGACAGTCAGGTGACTACGAAGCTCTACTGGAAAATGTTCATTTCGAAAACAAAATAGTGCACCTGCTAAAGTTCGACGAATCTTGTACTAGGCTCTTGTGGACCACATCAAATGGTCGTCTTAGTCACCTTCCAATGACGGGAAGTGAGAGTTACAACGAGGACGCCTTGTTGAACGTAAACGAGAAGGTTGTCATAGTCTCTGGTGCACCAGGTATGGGAAAGAGTACTCTAGCAAAGCGTCTGTGCACAGAAGTAAAAAATCAAGATGAAAACTGGTGGGTGCTCTACGTCGACCTTCCTCAGAGAATGGCATCTGTTAAAACAGCGTCGCCGAGTCAAGCGGATATCTGCAGATATCTAGCGGATCTATGCCAAGTACAAAAAGATGGTGTAGAGTTCGCTTTGTTCGAGAAAAGTTTGAACAACGGAAGCCCTTTCCAGATTGTCTTCATCTTGGATGCCTTCGATGAACTGAACAAAGAATACCGCAAGTGCGTCTTGGAGCTTACTTCGTCTCTATCTGAAAAGAAAGCTTGCAAGATATATATGTTTACTCGTACTGTATTTAAGACCCATGCACAAGATGCTCTGCACACGGTGTCATATGAACTCCTTCCTTTTTCAGCCGAAAATCAGGCGGAGTTCGTTAGAAAATATGAGGGAACAGCTCATTCAACCAATGAAAACGATGGAGCTTCCGAGCTGTTCCAGCGACTGTACACGAACTTGAAGGAGACAAACGAGACAATCCTAGAAACCCCTCTCCTGCTTCGTATGATCTTTGAAATGAAGAATGGGGAAATTGCAGAGTCTGACGATTACTCTTCGTTACTTAAACGTGCAAACATATCAGCCGATAAGAACTTATACATTGTACACGTCTACAAGTTGTTTGTGTGGTACAAGCACCTTGTATTcagaattgaaaaaagaaaagaaaatctccGCCTACACACCGTACAAGAGGAGAATGACTCCGCAGCGCTTCAGTTTTACGAAAACCATAAACTCCTCGCTATGAAGTGTATATTCCCTGAGGAAACCTTGAAATACTTATTGAACAAAGACGAACTAGAGAATTTAGAGCCCGAAGGACGTTTAATGAAGGACGCAGCTAATAATTGTCTCAAAGAAGGATTTCTGAATGGTCTGAACAACGGAATTCCAGAGTTCGTTCATAAGACATTCGCTGAATTCTTTGCAGCCGATTACTTACTGAAAAAAGCGAAAGTAAGAGAAAATTTCGACGTGAGGGATGTCATTGTCAATCTGTACCGTGAAGAAGAATACGGCGGTGTAATGATGTTGTTCGACGCACTGGCATCGGAGTCCTTTCCCCTTCACTCTGCTGTGATGAACAATGACGCTTCATATTTTAAGCAGCTCGATATCCAAAGAGAGGATATGTTGAAAGTCGATGAGCTCGAAAGGACGCCACTGCACTTAGGAGCCCTGCATTCTGATCAAGCAACATTAAAGAAGCTTCCGATGGATGATGAGCTAATCAAGAAGGATTTGTTTCAAATGTCACCATTTGGGTACGCAGAGCTGCGGTCTCCATGGGACGCAAAATACGCTGGAGAGTGGATGGAAGGCTTGCGGACTGAGACTTCGGCTGCGGGAGACAGACTTAACGTGTTATGCGCTCGATGCAGTGAGGAAGCAGTGAAACGTTCTACCAAAAATCTACGCACATGTGAAACCTTGGagcaaaagagacattttctTGAACGAGCAATATTCACGGCTGTGAGACATGACCTACGAGGCGTTTTAGACGTGTATCTGAGCTATGTGTCCCAGAAAGAGAGTACCGTAATCCTAGACAGAGACATCATGGACCAATTAGGATCACGCAAGGAACGAAGCTTGAGATGTTCTGCAGAGTCTTCGGTAATTGGAAACCTTGATAGTTTTACAGACAGTAGCAATAGAACTGTCCTTTTTTACGCAAAGTCCGAGACTGTTTGTAAAATGCTCCTTCCTTACTGCGATACGGGAATTCTTGATAAGGATGGAAACACAATGTTGCACATTAGTGCGAATGAAGGAAATCTGGAGACAACACAGTTTCACCTCACACATTTATCCGTTAACAATAGAAATGGACACTTTCAAACTCCTTTGCACTTGAGTGAAGATGCAGAGATTGTGAAGCTACTTCTTCCTCTTTATCCTTCAGTGAATGTTCTCGATTATGAGCAACACACTCCGATGGATATATGTGCAGAGAGAGATGATTTGGAGGCCATGAAGTTGTTACTCCTTCGCACTCGGACATATGACGCACATCACATCAGGCTGAACACAACGCTTCATGAGGCTTCTCACTCTCATTCCCTTAAAGCTGTGACGTTTCTTCTACCTCACACAAATGCGCACATGCTTGACTACGAAGGAGAAACGTGCTTAGACGTTTCTTGGAGAATTtgggtatatatatatttgggtATTGTGTCCAACGTTGTGAGGTGTCTCATCCCACACTCGCTCATGAACTCACCTGAAACGTTCGGCTCATCACCGTTGTACGTCTGGGCGGAAGATGGTGGAAGGGGATTGATGCAAACTCTATGGCCTTATTTGCGACACAGTGACCCTAGGCATGCACAGAGGATCAGCGGAATGGAGGTGTTAGTGTGGATGACCAGGGATTTTCAAAAAGAAATTTGGTGTCTGAAATTTCTCTTCCTCCATTTAGATGAGATCGCTGATGATCGTTATAGCCGTAAACTGCTACATGATGTGGCCAAGAAGAGGCTACGTAGgataaaagaagaaaattatattAATTACATGAAGCTGTTACTGCCGCATTTAAATCTCAGTGAGCAGGACTATATAAAATATAGCGTAGGATATGATGACATTGTTACCTTATATCGGAGATGGTCGCACATGAATAACACCGATGATTTCCACATTGACGATGTCAACGCGGAAATGATCGACGACGATGGCAATACGAAGTTGCTAATAGAAGCAGAGGAAGGTAATGTGGAAGCTGTGGAACTTCACCTCTCACATTCATCCGTGTGCTTTACAGATGAGAGAGAGAACACTGCATTGCACTTGAGCGCGTGGAAGGGACACacaaatgtggtgaagttcctcATCCCTCTTTATACATCAGTGGACGTGATCAATGTGGATCGAGAGACACCAATGCATGTGTGCGCCTATAAAGGACACCTGGACGTTGTGAAGTTATTATTACTCCGCTCTAGAATCAGTTCCCGTGACGTGATTGGAAGGGCACCTCTTCACTTCGCCTGTGAAAGTGATGCCGTTGATATCGTGAACTTCCTTCTTCCCCACTCATTCCCTAATATGCGCACCACTTCGGGTTACACGTGCTGTGCTCTTTCCGCTGACAGAAGGAAAATGAATGTTCTGAGATGCCTCATCCCACACTCTCTTATGAACTGTCCTAATACATTCGGCAATTCACCAACGCGAATGTGTGCAGAATATTATATGAGAGAAGGACTGGTGACATTATTGCCATATTCTTGTGATTATGACACAGCGAGTTTATTGACTATTCTCCCGCTGTCATCTCGTAAGGCCTATATGAGTATGAAAACTACGCCTTGTCTGAAACTGATGGTACTCCACTCAAATGTCATGGCAGTAGATAAGCATTTCTGTGCAACACTCAGCCGCATTTGA